From Anastrepha obliqua isolate idAnaObli1 chromosome 3, idAnaObli1_1.0, whole genome shotgun sequence:
ccgaaaaattttaaattaaaaaacaaacgtttttttgtttttcttttttttattattttatacaattttttatgtaaatatatcaaaaaatatatatgtacatatataaattttgttacttaaaaactaaatggAAGACAaatgatttgtaaaaattaaagctACTGAACATCGACGAGGCGCTCGAAGTAGGCCAGCTCACGGCTTATCCCCGCCCAAAACAGAAAACGCAGAAACTCGCGCGCAAACGAATTATGGGCACTAACTAGCATCGACGATCGATTGTTGGCAGTTCGACTGCATCACACGCGTGCATACGCTAAGCTATACCATAAACTATTAAAGCTAGGAAAAGCGTTTCTTGTGGGAGTGTAGCGGTGCAATTTATGGACGTACCAGGTCCTTGAAGGCACTAGCGGCTTGCCAGTAGGATGTGCAGACAGCCATTCACGAATATCAATCAGCAGTCGTCCAATGATTACTCAGCAGCGTTCGCCCTATTAGCTGCAGCCTGCAACTCAGCCAATTCATTCAGATCATTCTCATATTCTTCTACGCTAAATGTTGAGGATGTGGTCAATATGCTGTAGTTGAGCGTAGACTCCTCCGCCTGCTTGCTGTTGCGCTGTTCAGCCACTTTCTGTGATGTTATGCTTTTCTTGCCCAAAGATGTTGATGGTTTGAAGACACGACGCAATAACTTGAAGGCCTTTTTCAGCGTCTTACCCGGAGTGTAGTGCGGCTTGTTGATACTTTGCTCAGCCCAAGTATTGGCATTGCTAGCGTTCAGTGGCGTAGTGTAAgacatttctgttttttatttcggTATTTagaatttaactatttttgcaAGAAAAGCTGGGAGCTCTTTACTTTGTAGTTTGTTGCTGCAATTCAATTCCACGAATGATGTTCTGTGACTTGACGCACCGGCTTTTTATACGTTTGCGCAGGCGCAAAACATCCCTTGTTGGAGCCAATGTAGAGAGATCAAAaaacaaaccttttttttttttgtttgcattcttTTGTTAGTGTATTTTGAGAGTTTTAGGGAGCCATTAAGcatacttttttctttaagcaCTTTGCTGCTTGCTGCACTGCTTAAGTGGAATACACCACTTAGtgatgatatatgtatatatgtaatatgtatgtatacgtgtgtatgtatagcTCTACTCGTATGTATCAAATCTATTTTGTACGCACAAGTATGTGCATACGTAGACATATTTTGAGAGTCGGAAAACAATCTGAAATGCAATGTACATTTCAATTACATGATACGAGTCCGTTTGTGCGTACAGTCGACTCTCGTTAATTCGAAATTCGAGGGACTCTTAAAATATTTcgaactagcatttcccagtgggcttcgcaccacgatacataaaatgttttttttttatatcgcaagaaatttttcatattaggttttctttatagaactcgtaaaatgtttaaacagttgaattagttgatttttttcattcaacatactttctaaagatgtcacaatagccttttctgtactttttttaaatttgattgtggtggtcacctatatacaggtaaggtgaaagagccgataaaagcttgtaattaaactttgattctttaatttccatttcaattttttacgctaaataaattatgctaaaataaataaagttaaaaatgtttttccagttccttgaatgctccagtttttattatattttagtccaaaattaatattaacataatacacatACAACctcaacagtacaacagaaacgctcataagcggttgtgtatttgttgttgtttttcccatacaggcatttcgtatgagaggaaaccattactcacataaaatgtcataactcaagaacggctgcaccgatttcaatcaaacttcacacaaaccacctcctcaaagatagaaaagaactctttttgtgtcaatcggttcggcggttcttgagttataagattaccaaggaaatgtaacttctttttatatatatagattatcgagtgtttgaaatattaaatggttcgaaattttttgaaagaaaataaataaaacttcgaattatcaagtgtttttatttaactgctaatgttttacatatacagacttttcaataatttttctaaggaGAAAAAGTGCCAGATACATATGCTGTCTCGTCAATTTCGTTTTGTAGACAAAGGCGTTGTAAGTTATCGAATGAAGAGGCTCTTGCTACCTTAACTGACACCTCTGCCAAAGGTTCTGATGTatcgtcttcatcttcatcgttgCGCTTTTCATTCGTATCTGTCGCTGATAAAAATTCGCCATCGGTTAGTGATCCTGAGACAGCAACATCTTCATCCACTTGAACATAGTCAGAAAAACTCACACTGCGTATCTCAACTACTGGTACCATTGATGGTCCTCTACACTGTCTAAGCCAAATGACCAAGCTTTCTTCCAGGCGAAGAAATTCACTTTTAGTTGTTCTTCTCCTTACTCCAACAGTTTGAGCAGCAGTAACTTTCTCCTTGTTCTTTATTATGGTTGAGAGGGTACTGAGAGGAATCCTAAATTCGTTTGTAACATCGCTTTTCTTCTCACATCCTTCTACTCTTTCAATTAACTTCTTCTTTTCAGCAATCGTTAagcatttatactttttagtactcatatttaatacaaatttttaatctgcATACCAACGAAACGATTCGTGCGGAAACGTGCGTCAAAATGTGCCTATGTTTTATGCGTGACACGCAATCATGCGCAGTAAAGTTACTTTCAGGGGCGTCCCAAAATTCTAAGTTCTTACTAACACACCAAGAAGCTTGGCAAATTTGAATTGTCGAGGGTTTAACCATATGAGTTCGAATTACTGCGTCGTAGCAATGATTTTTTCGTTCGAAATACCgagtgcataaaaatgtatggacatatcgaaatataatataaggagATTTTGTAGGGGACTCGTGATAACTTTGAATGATGAATAAGAAGTTCGAAATAACGCAGGTTTAAATTAACGAGAGTCGATTGTACAtagatacaaggtggcgcaaaattaatcattcaattgagtttttcaatcatttttttctatttaatttttattttgaacaattttgaagTAAGTGGCCTCTGATATCCTCAAAATACAAGGTAAtgtaatttatgaaaattttttgtttttgaaatactgccgtctttttccgaaaataagacATCCCCCGAAAATAATCCCTAGTTCAAATaaagcgacaaaaaaaaattcgttacaAAATGCTGTCGATTTATTAAGTATAAGTAATAATATGTTTAGTTTTCCTAGTACTCGTATTTCATAgaagagtttgaaaaaaaaaaaaccgagaaattaATTGTTTACCTCTACAGTTCGTTTCATATTAATTCTTggaatttatcttaaaaatacaaCATAAGGCAACGTTCATTCATTTCAGTCTTGTAAGTCTGATTATTTCCTCACacgtaattttatttcaaaataaagtgaatAGTTTTTAACTCCAGTTAAAATGAGTACAAAACGAAAGAGCTATTCCGTGGGGTACAAAAAGGAAATCATGGAAGACTCCAGGGGTGTAAATCTTGTAGAATTCGGTAAAGAGAGGATGCTGGATCTCTGTATGGTTCGTAAATGGCGTGCAACCTACGATTACCTGTGTCAACTGGTGGACAAAGGAAATGCGAAAAAACCCAGAATTGGACAAGGTCGACAGCCGTTATTTTCTGAGTTGGTAGATTGTATCTGGTAATGGGTAGCAGACAGGAGAGCAATGGCTTTAGTTGTGCGCCGGgctgatattcaaaaatttgccCTTGAAACAGCAATCGAATTTGATATAGCCACAGAAGAATGTAAAGCATCATCACACTGGTTGAACAACTTCCTTAAACGATATGAACTGTCTCTAAGAAGATCAACAACAttgtttaagggggtcttctggtctccagcgaaaaaaaaatcgattttttttttttttgcataattttgttgtctgtgtatgcgagaatacgccacagaaaggatttttggaaaatcgcattttttcacatttttctgggcaccgaagtgtaccctcctccggccgttttatcataaactttatctttaaacgcgtttccccgaaaatcgtgttttttaagcattttggtcacacttttcatagtagttatactccgatttcaatggttttggtcttaaaaggttcggaaaacttaccgctaagtttccccgtgtacgatttttgaaattttttttcattccatttttataaccttttaaagttcaaaaaatgagcaaaaaaaaaatttttttgcaaattgttgcataacttttgaaaaaaattaaaaaaaaaaaatctgtcacgggaaaacttaaccagggcaactctgaagacaacgcatatctaatttttgctttttgattacccaggtggaaaaaccgtgaccaaaatggagacctgtttcgtttggaggtggacgtcttcagcgccatttcaaggtcgcgggtgttaatttttttcaaagtcaaaaccattttttaaaagccaagacatgtacctttaaaataaaaaaatttttttttttaaatattcacaggattt
This genomic window contains:
- the LOC129243061 gene encoding uncharacterized protein LOC129243061, encoding MSYTTPLNASNANTWAEQSINKPHYTPGKTLKKAFKLLRRVFKPSTSLGKKSITSQKVAEQRNSKQAEESTLNYSILTTSSTFSVEEYENDLNELAELQAAANRANAAE